The Armatimonadia bacterium genome contains the following window.
CAGAACACGGTCCGCCCCCAGACTCTCGACGACTACGACGTGGGCCAGACCGAGCTCATCGGACAGTTGCGCATCGCCATTGCTGCGGCCAAGCAGCGCGGAGATGTGCTCGAGCACCTGCTCTTCGATGGCCCTCCGGGGCTCGGGAAGACCACACTGGCCCATATCATCGCCAACGAGATGGGCGTCGATATCCACCGGACCTCGGGCCCGGCGCTTGAGCGTGCCACCGACCTCGTGGGGATGCTGACGAACCTCAAGCGCGGTGATGTGTTCTTCGTCGACGAGATCCACCGTCTCCCGCGCGTGGTTGAGGAGTACCTGTACCCGGCGATGGAGGACTTCCGCATCGACTTCGTCGTGGATAGCGGGCCTTACGCCAAGACAGTCCCGCTGAACCTGGAGCCCTTCACCCTGATCGGGGCGACCACTCGGGCTGGGATGCTCACCGCTCCCCTGCGCGAGAGGTTCGGCATCTTCCTGCACCTGGAGTTCTACACGGAGGAGCAACTGGAGAAGATCGTCACCCGCGCTGCGCGGATCTGGGAGATTCCGCTTGACCCGGGTGGTGCGCGGGAGTTGGCCTGCCGCTCGCGAGGCACTGCGCGAGTCGTCAACCGTCTCCTGCGCCGCGTTCGCGACTATGCCCAGATCATGGGCGACGGCGTTGTAACCCAGACGATGGCGGCCGAGGCCCTCAGCGCCATGCGGGTCGACGAAGTGGGTCTCGACGAGCTCGATCGCAAGTACCTGCGCACCATGATCGACTACTACAACGGCGGACCGGTGGGGCTGAATGCCATTGCGGCAACTCTCTCGCAGGATGAGGGGACGCTGGAGGACGTGGTGGAGCCCTACCTGCTGAAGATCGGCTTCCTGCTGCGGACCTCCCGGGGTCGGCAGGCGAGTGGCCGCGCCTACGAGCATCTGGGCATTGACCGTGAGCCGCCTCCACCGCCCACAGGTGGCGTGCAGGCCATCCTTGGCCTCGACACCTGACCAGGTCGCCCCGGCGAAGGGTCGCCGGTCTGTCCGCAGTCTGCACCCGGTTCGTGTCTGGTCGAGGAGGAGAAGGCAATGTACGAGCTGGATCCGGACGAGCTTGATGCTGAGGACGAAGAGGAAGAGGAAGGCGGGCTGATCTGGGAAGACCCGCGCGAGAAGCCTCGCACCGGCGCTACCCTGATTCGCAAGCGCACGGGCAGGCTCGACCTGGAGACCTTTGCGCCGGTTGTGACGCACTATACCGGCCTCCACCGGGCCGATGCCGCAGCCGTGTGCGCCCATGGCCGCGGTATCCTGCTGGACAACATCGACATCGCGGCAGCCGAGGCCCTGGCTGCCCACCTGCAGTCCCTGGGCGAAGACTGCTTCGTCATCCCCGCCGAGCATCTGGTGCCCCTGCCTGAAGAGCGCCAGGTAGTGCGGGCGCGGATGACCAAAGAGGAACTCCACCTGTACGAGACGAGCGGGGAGGAGCACTCGGGGCCCTGGAGTCGCCTCCTCCTTCTGGCCATGGCTCGCGTTGCCGTCACGACCACTGTCGCGAGGCCCAGGCCCGGCAATATCCTCACACGCAAGATCAGCTATGGCGCCGCCGTCGTCGGCGGGGCCTATGGCGCTGTCCTTAGTGCGGCCGTGACGGGTTCCGCGGCCACACAGCACGCACACGGCACCTCTCACCACACCTATGCCGACCTTGTCTTCCTCCACCCTCTGCGCCGCCTGCGGATCAACGCCCGTGAGTTTGACTACACGATTCTCGGCGATCAGGTGCAGCCGGCCAGTGAGGCGAATCTGCGCGCCCTGGCACGCTGGTTCGTCCATGCGGCTCCCCAGGTGCGGACCAACTTCGACTCGCGCCACCTGCTGGAGACCGGCGAGATCGAGGTGCAGCACACGGACCTGCGCGAGCTGGAAGCCCTCGTTCACTGGCTCATCAACCTGGTCCGGTTCGACCGTCCCTGAGCTGCACCGACCGCGGCAGTGGAGGTGCAGGCACTGCGAAGCACGAAGGTCTTCGACCGTCGGTGAGCGCTCTGAGGCCGGCTGTGGCTAACCTTCGCCCCAGAGCGCAAGTCCCTTGTTGAGTCTTGCCGGACCACTCCCGTCGCCTTGTCCTTTACCGCCCGGGCTGAGCAAGCCCGCTGCCGATTCTGGAGGGCCGACCTGTGACCAGATCCATCGTCCTTGCTGTGATCTCGTTCCTGTCCCTCACGACCGCCTTCGCCCAGCAGACAGACAACGGGACCGTCAGCCTCACAGCGACGGGCAAGACGGGCGCCTACACCGGGTTCACCCTCAAGTCGGATGACACCGAGATCGCCACCGTCAACTTCGGGAGCAACCACGCCCTTACGGCTACCACTCTCAAGGCGACCACGAGCGTCCTGCGGTTCACCGGGCTGTCCTGCACGCCCACTCCCGCTCTGGGGCCCGCGAGCTTCATCGAGGTCCAGCTTCTGCCCAAGGACCCCTTCCCCGTGGTGACCTTCGAGCTTGACCTGCGCTCCTTCGATCAGGCGGCGTGGGAGAAGCGCTGGGGACAGGTGCCCTTCCACTTCCTGACCTGCAGCCTGCCGGGAGCCGAGGTCTTCCATCAGCGCGGCTGGTCCATCGGCACCCCTGTGGTGGATGACTACATTCAGATGAAGGCCGCGCCGCGCGGGCAGACGGTGGTGAGTCACTGGTCACGCGACTGGATGTACGCGCCGCCGATCGGCTCCTATCCCATGGCCGTCGCCGGGCTATGGAACTCGGCTGCGAAGCACTACGTGGGCTACGACTTCCACGGCGCACGCCTCACCGACCACAGCGAGAAGAACTTCGGCACCACCTACTGCTGGCAGTTCGGCGGCGATCGCGAGTTCTTCTGCCTCACCTGGCCCTACGGCAAGCAGTACATCAACCTTCGCTACCCCACGACCCCGGTTCGCTGCGGTACGCACTTCCGGCTCCTGTGGTCGCGCGATATGGGGCCCGACGACGACCCGAACCGACTGGTCAACGAGTTCCTCTGGAAGACCTACGCCGACCGTCTGCCCGATGCCGAGCGGATGAATGACCTGTCCTGGCTCCCCGACAGCCTGCGCATCAGCGACTTCCCCGTCCCCGGCAGTCTGGGCAACTTCGCAACCCAGAACACCGGCCCCGACGGCGATCGCTGGTGGCAGCCCAACGTCAACCTCATCGGCGGTCAGGGCTACTTCAACAGCATCGACTACTACTTCGACACGAAGGACCAGGCCTCCATCACTCGGCTTGGCACCGAGTGTCGCAAGATCGTCTCAC
Protein-coding sequences here:
- the ruvB gene encoding Holliday junction branch migration DNA helicase RuvB, whose product is MSEDLGRQRIITAQERGRDHDEQNTVRPQTLDDYDVGQTELIGQLRIAIAAAKQRGDVLEHLLFDGPPGLGKTTLAHIIANEMGVDIHRTSGPALERATDLVGMLTNLKRGDVFFVDEIHRLPRVVEEYLYPAMEDFRIDFVVDSGPYAKTVPLNLEPFTLIGATTRAGMLTAPLRERFGIFLHLEFYTEEQLEKIVTRAARIWEIPLDPGGARELACRSRGTARVVNRLLRRVRDYAQIMGDGVVTQTMAAEALSAMRVDEVGLDELDRKYLRTMIDYYNGGPVGLNAIAATLSQDEGTLEDVVEPYLLKIGFLLRTSRGRQASGRAYEHLGIDREPPPPPTGGVQAILGLDT